In Treponema sp. OMZ 798, the following proteins share a genomic window:
- the topA gene encoding type I DNA topoisomerase, producing MEKTLDETKKTKRTAKKTKQHCLVIVESPAKAKTIEKYLGNDYIVRASMGHLIDLPKSRLAIDIENNFTPEYITVRGRAKILKELKKEAKKSSGVFLASDNDREGEAIAFHLHEALLEECSSPIKRIVFNEITPNAIQEAVKNPMDIDMGKVNAQKSRRVLDRLVGYNLSPLLWQKVKNGLSAGRVQSVALRLICEREEEVENFIPDEYWTLDGDFKYNKTSFEAQLVKYNENKPELKNQKEVDAIIKELGSLPALVDDIKITEKSIKPRPPFTTSTLQQVAANRIGFTSKKTMQVAQQLYEGVAVGSTRVGLITYMRTDSVRISDIAIDAVRKWISENHPKELPDEPNVYAAGKKAQDAHEAIRPTYVEYTPSYLKEFLTRDQLRLYSLIWERFVSSQMKNAKTKTSSYEIKVGNAIFRAASTKITEKGFYTVTKTLISKDEKGTSLPAMKAGDAISIETLRPEQHFTQGPARYTDASIVKMLEEKGIGRPSTYAPIISVLLDRYYVTRANKQLVPTQLGRIINSLLVENFSEIIDVNFTAGMENRLDEVAENKIEWPKLMESFYGSFKEKVDTALENVESIKGSLDEVTDIVCEKCGNKMVKKLGRFGVFLACSAFPECKNTKSIPLAKCPREGCGGDIIARKSKKRGKEFYGCTHFPECDFISHFKPINASCPKCGWFMVEKYDKKNGNYKACINPDCDYLHSVVEGVEDVEVDRTNE from the coding sequence ATGGAAAAAACATTGGATGAAACAAAGAAAACTAAACGTACTGCAAAAAAAACAAAACAGCATTGCTTGGTTATAGTAGAGTCTCCTGCAAAGGCTAAGACTATCGAAAAATATTTAGGTAACGATTATATAGTCAGAGCCTCAATGGGGCATCTGATAGATTTGCCTAAGTCCAGATTGGCAATAGATATAGAAAATAATTTTACGCCTGAGTATATCACGGTTAGGGGACGGGCTAAAATTTTAAAAGAACTAAAAAAAGAAGCAAAAAAATCTTCAGGTGTCTTTCTTGCAAGTGATAATGACCGTGAAGGAGAAGCGATAGCCTTTCATTTACATGAGGCCTTGCTTGAAGAATGTTCTTCACCTATAAAAAGAATTGTTTTTAATGAAATTACTCCCAATGCAATTCAAGAAGCCGTAAAAAATCCTATGGATATCGATATGGGAAAGGTAAATGCTCAAAAATCGAGAAGGGTTTTAGATAGGCTTGTAGGATATAACTTATCTCCTCTTCTTTGGCAAAAAGTAAAAAACGGCCTATCGGCAGGCCGCGTTCAATCTGTTGCTCTCCGCTTAATCTGCGAGAGGGAAGAAGAAGTTGAAAATTTTATACCTGATGAGTATTGGACTCTTGACGGAGATTTTAAATACAATAAAACTTCTTTTGAAGCTCAGCTTGTAAAGTACAACGAAAATAAACCCGAATTAAAAAATCAAAAAGAAGTTGATGCAATTATAAAAGAGTTGGGTTCATTACCGGCACTTGTCGACGATATTAAAATTACGGAAAAAAGCATCAAGCCGCGTCCTCCATTTACAACTTCTACATTACAGCAGGTTGCGGCAAACCGAATAGGTTTTACTTCCAAAAAAACAATGCAGGTAGCCCAGCAGCTTTATGAAGGCGTCGCAGTCGGTTCTACCCGTGTAGGTTTGATTACCTATATGCGTACTGACTCTGTTAGAATATCGGATATCGCTATCGATGCCGTGCGTAAGTGGATAAGCGAAAATCATCCTAAAGAATTACCTGATGAGCCGAATGTATATGCAGCAGGGAAAAAAGCTCAAGATGCACACGAAGCGATACGCCCTACCTATGTTGAGTACACTCCTTCTTATTTAAAAGAATTTTTAACTCGAGATCAGTTAAGACTTTATTCTTTGATTTGGGAACGCTTTGTTTCAAGCCAAATGAAAAATGCAAAAACAAAAACATCGAGTTACGAAATAAAAGTGGGGAACGCAATTTTCCGTGCAGCTTCTACAAAGATAACCGAAAAAGGTTTTTACACCGTTACAAAGACCTTGATTTCAAAAGATGAAAAAGGAACATCTCTCCCCGCAATGAAGGCCGGGGATGCGATCAGCATTGAAACATTAAGACCTGAACAGCATTTTACTCAAGGCCCTGCCCGTTATACTGATGCAAGTATAGTAAAGATGCTTGAAGAAAAAGGAATCGGCCGCCCTTCAACCTATGCTCCTATTATTTCGGTTTTGCTTGACCGCTATTATGTAACTAGAGCAAATAAGCAGCTTGTTCCGACTCAATTGGGAAGAATTATAAACAGTCTTTTGGTAGAAAATTTTTCCGAAATAATCGACGTTAATTTTACTGCCGGAATGGAAAACCGCTTGGACGAAGTTGCAGAAAATAAAATAGAATGGCCTAAGCTGATGGAAAGTTTTTACGGCTCTTTTAAAGAAAAAGTAGATACTGCATTGGAAAATGTAGAAAGCATTAAGGGCTCCTTGGATGAGGTTACCGACATTGTCTGTGAAAAATGCGGAAACAAGATGGTAAAAAAGCTAGGCCGCTTCGGAGTATTTTTGGCTTGCAGTGCTTTTCCCGAATGTAAAAATACAAAATCGATTCCATTGGCAAAGTGTCCGCGTGAAGGCTGCGGCGGTGACATAATCGCCCGTAAATCAAAAAAGAGGGGGAAGGAATTTTACGGATGTACTCATTTCCCTGAATGCGATTTTATTTCACACTTTAAACCCATAAATGCATCCTGCCCTAAATGCGGATGGTTTATGGTAGAAAAATATGATAAGAAAAACGGGAACTATAAGGCCTGTATTAATCCTGATTGCGATTATTTACACAGCGTAGTTGAAGGTGTAGAAGATGTGGAGGTAGATAGGACTAATGAATGA
- the dprA gene encoding DNA-processing protein DprA codes for MNISEKERLYIGLSHCYFLKGKEKLLLSEKLDSLSSLVSLSIKDISEIIGRQVRPKKWDKDLLNSLTDSSIKIMNSYDVRMLYFYDSGFPPQLREIPDHPFTVFYRGNLLSPEQPMLAMVGTRRPTGEGIAQALNLGKEAGEKNIPVVSGLAFGIDAFSHRGCLEGMGKTVAVLACGPEMIYPRSNKKLAASILESDGCILSEYAPGTEPLSYRFPERNRIISGLSRSVLIVEAPKKSGALITADFALEQGRDVYVCEPILHSLQNEGCLSLYEQGAFAIKCIDDIMHDWQYPTESHLKKDQQNMLFTNL; via the coding sequence ATGAATATATCCGAAAAAGAAAGATTGTATATAGGATTATCTCATTGTTATTTTCTTAAAGGAAAAGAAAAACTTCTTCTTTCCGAAAAGCTTGACTCCTTATCTTCTCTTGTATCGCTTTCGATAAAAGATATTTCCGAAATTATCGGCCGGCAAGTAAGACCTAAAAAATGGGATAAGGATTTACTTAATTCTCTTACGGATTCAAGTATAAAAATTATGAATTCATATGATGTGAGAATGCTTTATTTCTATGATTCAGGATTCCCTCCGCAGCTTAGAGAAATTCCCGATCATCCATTTACGGTTTTTTATCGCGGAAATCTTCTGTCTCCCGAACAGCCCATGCTTGCAATGGTAGGAACCAGACGGCCTACGGGAGAAGGAATTGCGCAAGCCTTAAATTTGGGAAAAGAAGCCGGCGAAAAAAATATTCCTGTAGTGTCTGGATTAGCCTTCGGTATAGATGCTTTTTCTCACAGGGGCTGTCTTGAAGGTATGGGAAAAACTGTAGCTGTTTTGGCTTGCGGGCCTGAAATGATTTATCCCCGCTCAAATAAAAAACTTGCTGCAAGTATTTTAGAATCGGACGGCTGTATTTTAAGTGAATATGCTCCGGGAACAGAGCCCCTTTCTTACCGTTTTCCCGAACGCAATAGAATTATTTCGGGGCTTTCGCGTTCCGTTTTAATTGTTGAAGCTCCGAAAAAATCGGGGGCTCTTATTACCGCAGATTTTGCCTTAGAGCAGGGCAGGGATGTTTATGTATGTGAGCCTATTTTACATTCTTTACAAAATGAGGGGTGTCTTAGTCTTTACGAACAAGGTGCCTTTGCTATAAAATGTATAGATGATATTATGCATGATTGGCAATATCCTACAGAAAGTCATTTAAAAAAAGATCAGCAAAATATGCTGTTTACCAATTTATAG
- a CDS encoding tetratricopeptide repeat protein — protein MKKSFFLVIITLLLILILVGCNKVTSIRRLQELEEGVSNPNTEAELKDAIKKYEKRVDDIIIAEGRIGIWYKILGSRYMDQKMYKKALKAFQTALEYYPENQNLFYQAGLAASLTAKNSLDFELTGTDIEKKRYFSLAVSAYTRALEIDPKHSKAVYALSVLYIFELNRPADAIPILEKIAEWEKKPIDHLFLLGAAYYMTGENEKAIAVYERIIEISSSAEKKAKAETNIREIRSSGGK, from the coding sequence ATGAAAAAAAGTTTTTTTCTTGTAATAATTACTTTGTTGTTAATTCTTATATTGGTAGGCTGTAATAAGGTTACAAGTATCCGCAGACTGCAGGAGCTGGAAGAGGGAGTAAGTAATCCGAATACGGAGGCCGAATTAAAGGATGCCATAAAGAAGTATGAAAAAAGAGTTGACGATATAATTATTGCAGAAGGAAGAATAGGCATTTGGTATAAAATACTCGGATCAAGATATATGGATCAAAAAATGTATAAAAAAGCATTAAAGGCTTTTCAAACAGCTTTAGAGTACTATCCCGAGAATCAAAATTTATTTTATCAAGCCGGGCTTGCTGCAAGTTTAACGGCAAAGAATTCTTTGGATTTTGAATTGACGGGAACCGATATAGAGAAAAAAAGATATTTTTCTCTTGCCGTTTCCGCCTATACCCGTGCACTTGAAATAGATCCTAAACATTCAAAAGCTGTTTATGCTTTGTCGGTATTGTATATATTCGAATTAAACAGACCTGCAGATGCGATTCCCATTTTAGAAAAAATTGCCGAGTGGGAAAAGAAGCCTATAGATCATTTATTTTTACTCGGTGCTGCTTATTATATGACGGGTGAAAATGAAAAAGCTATTGCAGTTTATGAGCGCATTATCGAAATTTCAAGCAGTGCAGAAAAAAAAGCAAAGGCGGAAACTAATATTAGGGAGATTAGGAGCTCGGGAGGAAAATAA
- a CDS encoding site-specific tyrosine recombinase — protein sequence MTKIQLRAFYGFLISAESHSKTTAQTYINTLQLFQEYMSDALIENASEVDCINFILHRSESGIMAKTIAKDIAALNSFFRFLIIEGVRKDNPSEGIERPKREKTLPRVLSPDEVDSLFAAIPLDSPNNIRDRALFELIYSAGLRVSEIVNLKLEDIFYDEDLIKVTGKGNKERIVPFGRAAKYWLKQYILEARTELVKPKHPENTLTSGSVFLNNRGAVLTRKGIWKRINELSNFSGIETKVHTLRHSYATHLLAGGADLRSVQCLLGHSDISTTQVYTHIEDKSLQMYHNKFFDTKKLERGIK from the coding sequence CTGACAAAGATACAGCTTAGGGCTTTTTACGGATTTTTAATTTCAGCAGAATCTCATTCTAAGACAACAGCTCAAACTTATATTAATACTTTGCAATTATTTCAAGAGTATATGTCCGATGCCTTAATTGAAAATGCGTCTGAAGTCGACTGTATTAATTTTATTTTGCATAGATCCGAATCCGGAATTATGGCTAAAACCATAGCCAAGGATATTGCAGCTCTTAATTCCTTTTTTCGATTTTTGATTATTGAAGGAGTTAGAAAAGATAATCCGAGTGAAGGTATTGAAAGACCTAAAAGAGAAAAAACCTTACCCAGAGTTTTATCTCCCGATGAGGTCGACAGTCTTTTTGCTGCAATTCCTTTGGATTCGCCTAATAATATTAGAGACAGGGCTCTATTTGAGCTTATTTATTCGGCAGGTCTTAGAGTAAGTGAAATTGTTAATTTAAAACTGGAAGATATTTTTTATGATGAAGATTTAATTAAGGTTACGGGAAAAGGCAACAAAGAAAGAATTGTTCCTTTTGGAAGGGCTGCAAAGTATTGGTTGAAACAATATATACTTGAAGCCCGTACCGAATTAGTAAAGCCTAAACATCCTGAAAATACTTTGACTTCCGGTTCCGTATTTTTAAATAACAGGGGAGCTGTTTTAACCAGAAAGGGAATTTGGAAAAGAATAAATGAACTTTCGAATTTTTCCGGTATTGAAACAAAGGTACATACTTTAAGGCATTCTTATGCCACTCACTTGCTTGCCGGAGGGGCTGATTTGAGATCCGTACAATGTCTTTTGGGGCATTCCGATATTTCTACCACTCAAGTTTATACGCATATCGAGGATAAATCTTTGCAAATGTATCATAATAAATTTTTTGATACTAAAAAGTTAGAAAGAGGTATAAAATGA
- the ftsZ gene encoding cell division protein FtsZ, protein MLYEVMEDKVNDEVVDAGTPAIIKVIGAGGGGSNAVNRMMSSSMRYVDFIVANTDLQALSHSNAPLKLPIGTKITKGLGSGGDPGIGEQAAIEDREIIANAIKDADMLFITAGMGGGTGTGSAPVIAEIAKEQGILTVAVVTKPFAFEGRKRMSLAEEGIKKLRESVDTVITIPNQHLLNMVDPSTPVVEAFKKADDVLRQAVQGISDLIYQHGEINVDLADVKAVMKEQGNAHMGVGIGEGQNRAVDAATNALNNPLLEEARVEGAKKLLVNICGSEKLTMHELEEIMNIINAGADPDVATFFGTTIDPSVENKVVVTLIATGFRSNDKFPIDDAASNRKPIRDNAENLVFTDDSFMTSREWTKVNKTTPPTLSGLGLRNRSESASEKNYEEIYVAERKPSFSSIVPPMESDLETPAYYRNQNILR, encoded by the coding sequence ATGTTATATGAAGTAATGGAAGACAAGGTAAATGATGAAGTTGTTGATGCAGGTACTCCGGCTATAATCAAGGTTATAGGTGCAGGAGGAGGCGGTTCAAATGCCGTAAACAGGATGATGTCCAGCAGTATGAGGTACGTTGACTTTATAGTTGCAAATACCGACTTGCAGGCTTTAAGTCATTCAAATGCTCCATTAAAATTACCTATAGGAACAAAGATCACTAAGGGGTTGGGTTCAGGAGGAGATCCCGGAATCGGGGAGCAGGCTGCTATCGAAGATCGCGAAATAATTGCAAATGCAATCAAAGATGCGGATATGCTTTTTATAACGGCAGGTATGGGCGGAGGTACAGGTACCGGTTCAGCTCCCGTTATTGCCGAAATTGCCAAAGAACAAGGAATATTAACTGTTGCAGTAGTTACAAAACCTTTTGCATTTGAAGGCCGTAAAAGAATGAGTCTTGCAGAGGAAGGAATTAAGAAATTAAGAGAATCCGTAGACACAGTAATTACTATTCCGAATCAACACTTATTAAACATGGTAGATCCTTCAACACCTGTTGTGGAAGCTTTTAAAAAGGCTGATGATGTTTTGCGTCAGGCTGTTCAAGGCATCTCCGATTTAATTTATCAGCATGGAGAAATTAATGTTGATTTAGCGGATGTAAAGGCTGTAATGAAGGAGCAGGGTAATGCTCATATGGGTGTAGGTATAGGTGAAGGACAAAATAGGGCGGTGGATGCGGCAACAAATGCACTTAACAATCCTTTACTTGAAGAAGCCAGGGTTGAAGGTGCCAAAAAGCTTTTGGTAAATATTTGCGGAAGCGAAAAACTAACCATGCATGAGCTTGAAGAAATCATGAATATAATTAATGCCGGAGCTGATCCTGATGTTGCTACTTTTTTCGGTACAACCATAGATCCTTCTGTAGAAAACAAAGTTGTTGTTACTCTGATTGCAACTGGTTTTAGATCAAACGATAAGTTTCCTATTGATGATGCAGCATCTAACCGTAAGCCTATTCGTGACAATGCAGAAAACTTGGTCTTCACAGATGATTCTTTTATGACATCTAGGGAGTGGACTAAGGTAAATAAAACAACGCCTCCTACTCTTTCAGGACTTGGATTAAGAAATAGAAGTGAGAGCGCTTCCGAAAAAAACTATGAAGAGATCTATGTTGCAGAAAGAAAGCCTTCTTTTAGTTCTATTGTTCCGCCGATGGAAAGTGATTTGGAAACTCCTGCATATTATAGGAATCAAAATATTTTAAGATAA
- the ftsA gene encoding cell division protein FtsA gives MSDDIIVGLDIGSKNIRVVVAEKNEEGHLQITGIGMSESTGMHRGIITNIENTVQGINKAVDEAEVMSGIDIFNCTVGLGGVHIEGINSRGVFPIRDKGKNNKEIDRSDIDAVINSAQAVEFTGDREIIHVVPQSYTVDKQRGIKDPLNMIGTRLEAEVHLITGVATSMKNIPNCVQRANLNIDGLMHNGLADVRAVMTNDEQELGSILIDIGAGTTDIVVMQNGGPVITASLPVGGIQVTNDLAIVKSIPFDMAEKIKISSGCCWMPFVEHDEQVLIPAFGGRGPEEIYRSEICEILQARMAEIFVMVKNKVDSLMQGSRLGGSVVICGGGALLNGTTELADEIFGMQSARLGIPSTIGGVVGQYRSPEFATVLGLILHRLDDQNKLGLVSSSRKENSGLVFSKIKNFIKELF, from the coding sequence ATGAGTGATGATATAATCGTAGGTTTGGATATCGGTAGTAAAAACATTCGCGTTGTTGTTGCCGAAAAAAATGAAGAAGGTCATTTACAGATTACGGGTATCGGTATGAGTGAATCGACAGGTATGCATAGGGGTATTATCACTAATATAGAGAATACCGTTCAGGGTATAAATAAGGCTGTCGATGAAGCTGAGGTTATGTCCGGTATAGATATTTTTAATTGCACCGTCGGATTGGGCGGAGTTCACATAGAGGGAATTAATTCTAGAGGAGTTTTCCCTATAAGAGATAAGGGTAAAAATAATAAGGAAATTGACCGCTCCGATATAGATGCCGTAATTAATTCTGCACAGGCTGTTGAGTTCACAGGAGACAGAGAAATAATTCATGTGGTTCCTCAGTCCTATACGGTAGACAAGCAGCGTGGAATTAAAGATCCGTTAAATATGATAGGTACCAGACTTGAAGCCGAGGTTCATTTAATAACAGGTGTAGCTACATCTATGAAAAATATACCCAACTGTGTTCAAAGAGCTAATTTAAATATAGACGGTTTAATGCATAACGGTTTGGCAGATGTAAGAGCTGTTATGACAAATGATGAACAAGAGCTTGGTTCTATTTTAATAGATATTGGAGCGGGTACTACCGACATAGTTGTTATGCAAAACGGAGGGCCTGTAATTACGGCCTCCTTACCTGTCGGAGGAATACAGGTTACCAACGATCTTGCAATAGTAAAAAGTATTCCCTTTGATATGGCAGAAAAAATAAAAATATCAAGCGGATGTTGTTGGATGCCCTTTGTTGAACATGATGAACAGGTTTTGATTCCGGCTTTTGGAGGAAGAGGACCTGAAGAAATTTATAGAAGTGAGATCTGCGAAATATTGCAAGCCCGCATGGCTGAAATTTTTGTAATGGTAAAAAATAAGGTGGATAGTCTTATGCAAGGTTCCCGCCTCGGCGGTTCTGTTGTAATATGCGGAGGCGGAGCCTTGTTAAACGGCACAACGGAATTAGCGGATGAAATATTCGGTATGCAATCTGCCAGACTTGGAATTCCTTCAACTATAGGAGGAGTTGTAGGGCAATATAGAAGCCCGGAGTTCGCTACAGTTTTGGGATTAATATTGCATAGATTGGATGATCAAAATAAGTTAGGGTTGGTTTCAAGTTCAAGAAAAGAAAATTCGGGACTTGTTTTTTCAAAAATAAAAAATTTTATAAAAGAACTATTTTAA
- a CDS encoding cell division protein FtsQ/DivIB encodes MADILYTWKKDEYLNDAYVKEKAINDNKSSKLKSAAIRFLIISFVLLLLGEAVYYAIILPYSSIAAINISGCSDLSSIEVKKLAGIGNNTKWLSVNSSEVSKKLVSYPGIASATVEKKFPDKVLIKIVERKAVALAFTEVEGRTVPMEIDGYGVVFRIGSPIIQSNLPIITGLTFKNPREGMQINEKLSQLFVQLDILQKKHPVLLNEISEIKIQPKKYGGYDLILYPVKSRLSVITNKFLTEESLQYMILILDVLKDINLEKNIVGIDLRGANAVYIKREAKDE; translated from the coding sequence ATGGCTGATATTTTGTATACTTGGAAAAAAGATGAATATTTGAATGATGCATATGTTAAAGAGAAGGCTATTAATGATAATAAATCATCAAAGCTTAAATCGGCGGCAATTAGATTTCTTATTATCAGTTTTGTTTTGCTTTTATTGGGTGAAGCTGTCTATTATGCAATAATTTTGCCCTATAGTTCTATAGCGGCAATAAATATTTCCGGTTGTTCCGATTTAAGTTCTATAGAAGTAAAAAAACTCGCAGGAATCGGCAATAATACCAAATGGCTCTCGGTAAATTCTTCCGAGGTTTCTAAAAAACTTGTATCATATCCCGGAATTGCATCGGCTACCGTAGAAAAAAAATTCCCCGATAAGGTTTTAATTAAGATAGTTGAAAGAAAGGCTGTTGCCTTGGCTTTTACGGAAGTTGAAGGAAGAACAGTTCCAATGGAAATTGACGGCTATGGTGTTGTTTTTAGGATAGGTTCTCCTATAATTCAATCAAATTTGCCGATTATTACGGGACTAACATTTAAAAATCCTCGTGAAGGAATGCAGATTAACGAAAAACTTTCTCAGCTTTTTGTTCAATTGGATATTTTACAAAAAAAACATCCTGTTTTATTAAATGAAATATCCGAAATAAAAATTCAGCCTAAAAAATATGGAGGTTATGATTTGATTCTTTATCCTGTAAAAAGCAGATTATCGGTTATAACCAATAAATTTTTGACTGAAGAATCTTTACAATATATGATTCTTATTCTTGATGTACTTAAGGATATAAATTTAGAAAAAAATATTGTTGGAATTGATCTGCGTGGTGCTAATGCCGTTTATATAAAAAGAGAGGCTAAAGATGAGTGA
- the ftsW gene encoding putative lipid II flippase FtsW — protein MVKHIIAKKNIHSEKYDFVFAMSVLLLFGVGFATLYSGSIHYAQRFFDNHLYFVSKQIKHFIAGIIAMTFFLFVDFSTIRKMLPFIMLVTFIFCLLPFIPGIGEERNGASRWVNIAGFMFQPSELLKLSLILFLANFFDKKNGNYDQPLVSIITPFIIISVFALLVYLENDFSSSMFIFFIGGLMFFIAGVPILWFIKGFLSFAPIFVLMIITKEYRMERVLSFLDPSRSPLDSSFQIQAALNALTSGGVWGQGLGNGLRKIASVPEIYSDFIFVVWAEEMGFIGVVFYIALLAFFAIFGYRIAFGCKSRFGAYVSFGAVSCIVSQSLLNCAVVSKLLPATGIPLPFFSSGGSSLVVTFSLCGLILNASGYVNKKEK, from the coding sequence ATGGTGAAACATATTATTGCAAAGAAAAATATTCACTCCGAAAAGTATGATTTTGTTTTTGCAATGTCTGTTCTTCTCCTTTTCGGTGTAGGCTTTGCAACCTTGTATTCAGGTTCTATTCATTATGCTCAACGTTTTTTTGATAATCATCTTTATTTTGTCAGTAAACAGATAAAGCATTTTATTGCAGGCATCATTGCCATGACCTTTTTTCTCTTTGTAGATTTTTCTACAATAAGAAAAATGCTTCCTTTTATTATGCTTGTAACTTTTATTTTTTGTCTGCTTCCTTTTATTCCCGGAATCGGAGAAGAAAGAAACGGTGCTTCCAGATGGGTAAATATTGCAGGTTTTATGTTTCAACCTTCGGAGCTTTTAAAACTTTCATTGATTTTATTCTTAGCCAATTTTTTCGACAAAAAAAACGGTAACTATGATCAGCCTTTAGTTTCGATTATTACGCCTTTTATAATAATATCCGTATTTGCTCTTTTGGTTTATTTGGAAAATGATTTTTCTTCTTCAATGTTTATATTTTTTATCGGCGGCTTAATGTTCTTCATAGCGGGTGTGCCGATATTGTGGTTTATTAAAGGTTTTTTAAGTTTTGCTCCAATCTTTGTTTTAATGATTATAACAAAAGAATATAGAATGGAAAGAGTTTTGTCGTTTTTGGATCCTTCAAGAAGTCCTTTAGATTCAAGTTTTCAAATACAGGCCGCCCTTAATGCTTTAACAAGCGGAGGCGTTTGGGGACAAGGATTGGGTAACGGATTACGTAAAATAGCAAGCGTACCTGAAATATATTCCGATTTTATATTTGTAGTTTGGGCTGAAGAAATGGGATTTATCGGTGTAGTGTTTTATATTGCCTTGCTTGCCTTTTTTGCAATTTTCGGATATAGAATAGCTTTTGGTTGTAAGAGCAGATTCGGTGCTTATGTTTCTTTTGGAGCTGTAAGCTGCATCGTATCTCAATCTCTTTTAAATTGTGCTGTTGTTTCAAAACTGCTTCCTGCAACCGGAATACCGCTTCCTTTTTTTTCATCGGGCGGTTCATCATTGGTAGTTACGTTTTCTTTATGCGGGCTAATTTTAAATGCATCAGGATATGTAAATAAAAAGGAGAAATAG
- the murF gene encoding UDP-N-acetylmuramoyl-tripeptide--D-alanyl-D-alanine ligase — MDREKENKDLDYSLMTLEELLRSTDGKLVYKSDSSNAFSSVVIDSRNVKDNSLFIPLRGEKQDGHIYIESALKNGAKFFAVDFEHLNENKTALLSLCKIYNASCIAVNNNLKALQDAARYYLSKFPNLYKIGITGSSGKTTTKEILSSIYSQKYNTVSTKGNLNSETGLPLSVFEVRPEHEAGIFELGMNRRGEIAEIASVLLPNAAIITNIGTAHIGILGTKQAIAEEKKEIFSYFNDDALGFIPDCEFKEFLKNVSHGSVFTVSDNDSSLVQRIEDAGVSGSKIFYKGEEILFPLPGVYNVKNALLCIALAEKKGFSAKEIKSGLEAVRPLFGRSQVLHGFVTYFLDCYNANPHSMKSSIEFCDSINTEYAKHYVLASMLELGAESEYEHKKIIEAALNSDADNLYFFGDDIFSAFEDLKLSSSKKIYKFKTNQFDALKERLKENLSKDDFVLLKGSRSMELERLESVLKEREV, encoded by the coding sequence ATGGATAGAGAAAAAGAGAACAAAGATTTAGATTATTCTCTTATGACCCTTGAGGAATTGCTTAGAAGCACCGATGGAAAGCTTGTTTATAAATCCGATTCCTCGAATGCGTTTTCGTCGGTAGTTATAGACAGCCGAAATGTAAAAGACAATTCTCTCTTTATTCCTTTACGCGGTGAAAAGCAGGATGGACATATTTATATAGAGTCTGCTTTAAAGAATGGTGCTAAATTTTTTGCCGTTGACTTTGAACATCTTAATGAAAATAAAACTGCATTGCTGTCCCTGTGCAAAATCTACAATGCTTCGTGTATTGCCGTAAATAATAATTTAAAAGCTCTACAGGATGCTGCAAGATATTATTTATCGAAATTTCCTAATCTTTATAAGATAGGTATTACGGGATCGAGCGGTAAAACAACTACAAAAGAAATTTTATCTTCGATATATTCTCAAAAATATAATACCGTTTCGACAAAGGGTAATTTAAATTCCGAAACTGGTTTGCCTCTTTCCGTTTTTGAGGTTCGTCCCGAACATGAGGCCGGTATATTCGAGCTCGGTATGAACCGCAGAGGTGAAATAGCCGAAATAGCAAGTGTTCTTTTACCAAACGCCGCTATAATTACAAATATAGGAACTGCCCATATCGGTATTCTCGGCACAAAACAGGCTATAGCTGAGGAAAAAAAAGAAATTTTTTCATATTTTAATGATGATGCTCTGGGCTTTATTCCTGATTGTGAGTTTAAGGAATTTTTAAAAAATGTTTCTCACGGTTCTGTTTTTACGGTTTCAGATAATGATTCTTCATTGGTTCAAAGGATTGAAGATGCCGGTGTATCAGGTTCTAAAATTTTTTATAAAGGAGAAGAAATTTTATTTCCATTACCCGGAGTTTATAATGTAAAAAATGCTCTTTTATGTATAGCCTTGGCGGAAAAGAAAGGTTTTTCGGCTAAGGAAATTAAATCGGGTTTAGAAGCCGTGCGGCCCCTGTTTGGTAGATCGCAGGTTTTGCACGGCTTTGTAACCTATTTTTTAGATTGCTATAATGCAAATCCCCATTCGATGAAAAGCTCAATAGAGTTTTGCGACTCTATAAATACCGAATATGCAAAACATTATGTCTTGGCTTCAATGCTTGAGCTCGGCGCAGAGTCAGAGTATGAACACAAAAAAATTATTGAAGCTGCTTTGAATTCCGATGCAGATAATTTATATTTTTTTGGAGATGATATTTTTTCCGCTTTTGAAGATTTAAAACTTTCCTCTTCAAAAAAAATATATAAGTTTAAAACAAATCAATTTGATGCCTTAAAAGAACGGCTTAAAGAAAATTTATCTAAAGATGATTTTGTTTTATTAAAGGGTTCAAGATCAATGGAGCTTGAAAGATTGGAATCTGTTTTAAAAGAGAGGGAGGTTTAA